From the Phycisphaerales bacterium AB-hyl4 genome, one window contains:
- the hrpA gene encoding ATP-dependent RNA helicase HrpA: protein MHPTIDELQARLNEAMVRDRHRLRQQLRRASDRLRAGRAGDSADDGLARVREAVEQSVQMARARREGRPSVSYDETLPIVAAREEIAAAIREHQVVIVCGATGSGKSTQLPKLCLDIGRGVHGLIGHTQPRRLAARSLASRVADELNSPMGEHVGYKVRFNDTTSPNGYIKLMTDGILLAETQGDRYLDAYDTLIIDEAHERSLNIDFLLGYLRELQPRRPDLKIIITSATIDPQRFAEHFASAGRGGEAGVRPPVIEVSGRTYPVEVRYRPLATEDVEVEDRDTVDGIADALDELMRADPGDVLVFLPTERDIRETAKSLRKRLPSGGAGGQGGLEVLPLYARLSPAEQNRIFKPHGGRRVILATNVAETSLTVPGIRHVIDTGVARISRFSARAGVQRLPIEPVSQASADQRKGRCGRTSPGICIRLYGEDDYEAREAFTPPEILRTNLAAVILQMMAMGMGRIESFAFIDPPKSAMIRAGYRTLHELGAIDEQEKLTPVGRTLAKLPVDPRIGRMVMAGEKENCLAEVLVIAAALEVQEPRLRPPDQQQRADEAHARFADEHSDFMSYLKVWDFYHELKRKLSHNRLRLACQENYLSHNRMREWVDVHRQLRDLAREAGLKVRDRRDDYDALHRALLSGLLSHVAVLSKGFEYAGTGGKKLYLWPGSGLFKKKPKWVMAAELIETSQLFARTAARINPDWIEPIAGELLSRSYSEPHWQPKQGHVGAYEKVSLMGLTIVPRRKVHYGPIDTVKSRELFIHHALVEGDCHLEAPFFRHNQQLAAEVEQLEAKARRRDLLVDEQARFAFYDARLPTNVTNLPQFEKWRKQAERDDPKLLYMSERDLLAGDAQDVTADAYPDRLEVGGAALPLAYQLKPGEEDDGVTLAAPLEVLNQLDERQLDWAVPGLLREKVLALIRSLPKSLRRNFVPAPDYTAEVLKVIRFGEGSLMEAVADALGRLTGVTVPVREFKPETLPTHLRVNVRALDEAGKTLAEGRDLQALRHELGAAATERFAGMGDDGLTRTGLTNWDFDELPKQVDVARAGGMTMTGHPAVVDEGESVAVRVLDTAERARHETRLGLRRLFYLQVKPEVAYRVEHLPELAKMQLHAATLMDIKTLKRQLAELIVDRAFLGDNPRIRTRAAFDAQLEVGWNQMGNVTQQVGRQVGQLFAHYHHVTLLLERAANASWQYAVADVRSQLGLLTGEGFLTRTPWEWLASYPRYLAAITSRLQKLSNGGVERDQRLQAGFGPYWQRYRQKSAEHAERGVFDPELAAYRWMLEEFRVSLYAQELGTAISVSPQRLEKQWQKVRG from the coding sequence TTGCACCCGACCATCGACGAGTTACAGGCCCGGTTGAACGAGGCGATGGTGCGTGACCGCCATCGCTTGCGGCAGCAGCTGCGCCGGGCGAGCGATCGGCTGCGCGCGGGGCGCGCCGGTGACTCGGCCGACGACGGCCTCGCTCGCGTACGCGAGGCGGTGGAGCAGTCGGTGCAGATGGCGCGGGCGCGTCGCGAAGGTCGGCCGAGCGTCAGTTACGACGAAACGCTGCCGATCGTGGCGGCGCGGGAGGAGATTGCCGCTGCGATTCGCGAGCACCAGGTGGTCATCGTCTGCGGCGCGACCGGCTCGGGCAAGAGCACGCAGTTGCCTAAGCTCTGCCTCGACATCGGGCGCGGGGTGCACGGGTTGATCGGGCATACGCAGCCGCGGCGACTCGCGGCGCGGTCGCTGGCGTCGCGCGTGGCGGACGAGTTGAACTCGCCGATGGGCGAGCATGTCGGCTACAAGGTGCGGTTTAACGACACCACTTCGCCCAACGGCTACATCAAGCTGATGACCGATGGCATCTTGCTCGCCGAGACGCAGGGTGATCGATATCTCGATGCGTATGACACGTTGATCATTGATGAGGCGCACGAGCGGTCGTTGAACATCGACTTTCTGCTGGGTTATCTGCGCGAGCTGCAACCGCGTCGGCCGGACCTGAAGATCATTATCACGTCGGCGACGATCGACCCGCAGCGTTTTGCGGAGCATTTCGCGTCGGCGGGGCGTGGCGGCGAGGCGGGGGTTCGGCCGCCGGTGATTGAAGTGTCGGGGCGGACGTATCCGGTGGAGGTGCGCTATCGGCCGTTGGCGACGGAGGACGTTGAAGTCGAAGACCGCGACACGGTCGACGGCATTGCCGACGCGCTGGATGAGTTGATGCGAGCTGACCCGGGTGATGTGCTTGTGTTTCTGCCGACGGAGCGCGACATTCGGGAGACGGCCAAGTCGCTGCGTAAGCGGTTGCCGAGCGGGGGTGCCGGCGGGCAGGGTGGGTTGGAGGTGTTGCCGTTGTACGCCCGGCTGTCGCCGGCGGAGCAGAACCGCATCTTCAAGCCGCATGGTGGTCGGCGGGTGATCCTTGCGACGAACGTGGCGGAGACGTCGCTGACCGTGCCGGGCATTCGACATGTGATTGACACGGGCGTGGCGCGAATCAGCCGGTTTTCCGCGCGGGCGGGGGTGCAGCGGCTGCCGATCGAGCCGGTGTCACAGGCGTCGGCGGACCAGCGGAAGGGGCGTTGTGGCCGGACGTCGCCGGGCATCTGCATTCGGCTTTATGGGGAGGATGACTATGAGGCGAGGGAGGCGTTTACGCCGCCTGAGATTCTGCGGACGAATCTGGCAGCGGTGATTTTGCAGATGATGGCGATGGGGATGGGGCGGATCGAGTCGTTTGCGTTTATTGATCCGCCGAAGTCGGCGATGATCCGGGCGGGGTATCGCACGCTGCATGAACTGGGTGCGATTGATGAGCAGGAGAAGCTGACGCCGGTCGGCCGAACGCTGGCGAAGCTGCCGGTGGACCCGCGCATCGGGCGGATGGTGATGGCGGGTGAGAAGGAGAACTGTCTGGCGGAGGTGCTGGTGATCGCGGCGGCGCTGGAGGTGCAGGAGCCGAGGCTGCGTCCGCCGGACCAGCAGCAGCGTGCGGACGAGGCACACGCGCGATTCGCCGACGAGCATTCGGACTTCATGAGCTATCTCAAGGTGTGGGATTTTTATCATGAGCTCAAGCGCAAGCTTTCGCATAACAGGCTGCGGTTGGCATGTCAGGAGAATTACCTTTCGCATAACCGCATGCGTGAATGGGTGGATGTGCATCGGCAGTTGCGCGACCTGGCGCGTGAGGCGGGCTTGAAGGTGCGCGATCGGCGGGACGATTACGACGCGCTGCACCGGGCGTTGTTGAGCGGGCTGCTGTCGCATGTGGCGGTGTTGAGCAAGGGCTTTGAATATGCGGGGACGGGTGGGAAGAAGTTGTACCTCTGGCCGGGCTCGGGGCTGTTCAAGAAGAAGCCCAAGTGGGTGATGGCGGCGGAGCTCATCGAGACCAGCCAACTCTTCGCGCGGACGGCGGCGCGGATCAACCCGGACTGGATCGAGCCGATCGCGGGGGAGTTGTTGAGTCGGTCTTACAGCGAACCGCACTGGCAGCCGAAGCAGGGACATGTCGGGGCGTATGAGAAAGTGTCGTTGATGGGGCTGACGATCGTGCCCCGGCGGAAGGTGCACTACGGGCCGATCGACACGGTGAAGTCGCGCGAACTGTTTATTCATCACGCGTTGGTGGAGGGCGATTGTCATCTGGAAGCCCCGTTTTTTCGGCATAATCAGCAATTGGCAGCCGAGGTGGAACAGCTTGAAGCCAAGGCGCGGCGGCGGGATCTGCTGGTGGACGAGCAGGCGAGGTTCGCGTTTTACGATGCGCGGCTGCCGACGAATGTGACGAACCTGCCGCAGTTTGAGAAGTGGCGGAAACAGGCGGAGCGGGATGACCCCAAGTTGCTTTACATGTCGGAGCGCGATCTGCTCGCGGGCGACGCGCAGGATGTGACGGCCGATGCGTACCCGGATCGGTTGGAGGTTGGCGGGGCGGCGTTGCCGTTGGCGTATCAGCTGAAGCCGGGCGAGGAAGATGACGGGGTGACACTGGCGGCGCCGCTGGAGGTGCTCAATCAGTTGGATGAACGGCAGCTCGATTGGGCGGTGCCAGGGCTGTTGCGCGAGAAGGTGCTAGCGCTGATTCGCTCGCTGCCGAAGTCGCTGCGGCGGAACTTCGTGCCCGCGCCGGACTACACGGCCGAGGTGTTGAAGGTGATCCGCTTCGGTGAAGGTTCGTTGATGGAAGCGGTAGCGGACGCGTTGGGGCGGTTGACGGGGGTGACGGTGCCGGTGCGTGAGTTCAAGCCGGAGACGCTGCCGACGCATCTGCGGGTGAACGTGCGAGCGCTGGACGAGGCGGGAAAGACGTTGGCGGAGGGGCGCGATTTGCAGGCGTTGCGGCATGAGCTTGGCGCGGCGGCGACGGAGCGGTTCGCGGGGATGGGCGATGACGGCCTGACGCGCACGGGGCTTACGAACTGGGACTTTGATGAGCTGCCGAAGCAGGTTGATGTCGCGCGGGCGGGGGGCATGACGATGACAGGCCACCCGGCGGTGGTGGACGAAGGTGAGAGCGTGGCGGTGCGCGTGCTCGACACGGCGGAGCGTGCGAGGCATGAAACGCGCCTTGGCCTGCGTCGGCTGTTTTACCTGCAGGTGAAGCCGGAGGTGGCGTATCGGGTGGAGCATTTGCCGGAGCTGGCCAAGATGCAGCTGCATGCGGCGACGTTGATGGATATCAAAACACTTAAGCGGCAGTTGGCGGAGTTGATTGTCGACCGGGCGTTTCTCGGTGACAACCCGCGCATCCGCACGCGGGCCGCGTTTGATGCGCAGCTTGAGGTGGGGTGGAATCAGATGGGGAACGTGACGCAGCAGGTGGGCCGACAGGTCGGGCAGTTGTTCGCGCACTATCACCATGTGACGCTGCTGCTGGAGCGGGCGGCGAATGCGTCGTGGCAGTATGCGGTGGCGGACGTGCGGTCGCAATTGGGGTTGCTGACGGGCGAGGGGTTTTTGACGCGTACGCCTTGGGAGTGGTTGGCGAGCTATCCGCGATACCTGGCGGCGATCACGTCGCGGTTGCAGAAGCTGAGCAACGGCGGCGTGGAGCGTGATCAGCGATTGCAGGCCGGGTTCGGGCCGTACTGGCAGCGGTATCGGCAGAAGTCGGCGGAGCATGCCGAGCGGGGGGTGTTCGATCCGGAGCTGGCGGCGTATCGGTGGATGCTGGAGGAGTTTCGCGTGTCGCTGTATGCGCAGGAGCTTGGCACGGCGATCTCGGTCTCGCCGCAGCGACTGGAGAAGCAGTGGCAGAAAGTTCGCGGGTGA
- the astB gene encoding N-succinylarginine dihydrolase has product MPTREVNYDGIVGPTHHYGGLAPGNLASQRHAHQTSNPRDAALEGLAKMKRVHDLGIPQAVLPPHDRPAIHILRSLGFLGDDAAVLAKARREDPTLLAATASASPMWAANAATISPSADTADRRIHITPANLLHAFHRSLEPDTTATLLRKLLPDESHFAHHPPLPPHARYADEGAANHMRLAPAHDQPGLELFVFGRACDDPIERQPRRHPARQSQQASQAIARRHQLAPNRALLLRQNPDAIDAGAFHNDVVAVSHENVLLHHERAFAETALVSERIRDAYRDLTGNAPVRIEILQDELPLAAAVDSYLFNSQLLTRPDGSIVLLAPIECHEGNRVRACIDRIIADAANPIAAVQYANVRQSMHNGGGPACLRLRIVMTEAEYAAAHPHVMFTASLYEQLTTWVEHHYRDHLTADDLADPALLRESRDALDALTRLLHLGNIYPFQQ; this is encoded by the coding sequence ATGCCCACCCGCGAAGTCAACTACGACGGCATCGTCGGACCGACCCACCACTATGGCGGACTCGCGCCCGGCAACCTCGCCTCACAACGACACGCACATCAAACCTCCAACCCACGCGACGCCGCACTCGAAGGCCTCGCCAAAATGAAACGCGTCCACGACCTCGGCATCCCCCAGGCCGTCCTCCCCCCACACGACCGCCCCGCCATCCACATCCTCCGCTCACTCGGCTTCCTCGGCGACGACGCCGCCGTCCTCGCCAAAGCCCGCCGCGAAGACCCCACCCTCCTCGCCGCCACCGCCAGCGCCTCGCCCATGTGGGCCGCCAACGCCGCCACCATCTCCCCCAGCGCCGACACCGCCGACCGCCGCATCCACATCACCCCCGCCAACCTCCTCCACGCCTTCCACCGCTCACTCGAACCCGACACCACCGCCACTCTGCTGCGAAAGCTCCTCCCCGACGAATCGCACTTCGCGCACCACCCTCCGCTGCCCCCTCACGCCCGCTATGCCGACGAAGGGGCCGCCAACCACATGCGCCTCGCCCCCGCCCACGATCAGCCCGGCCTCGAACTGTTCGTCTTCGGCCGAGCCTGCGACGACCCCATCGAACGCCAGCCCCGCCGACACCCCGCACGCCAATCGCAGCAGGCATCCCAGGCCATCGCCCGACGCCATCAACTCGCCCCCAACCGCGCCCTGCTGCTGCGCCAAAACCCCGACGCCATCGACGCCGGCGCGTTTCACAACGACGTCGTCGCCGTCAGCCACGAAAATGTATTGCTACATCACGAACGCGCCTTCGCTGAGACTGCCCTCGTCAGCGAACGCATCCGCGATGCCTACCGCGATCTCACAGGCAACGCCCCCGTCCGCATTGAGATCCTCCAGGACGAACTGCCCCTCGCCGCCGCCGTCGACAGCTACCTGTTCAACAGCCAGTTGCTCACCCGTCCCGACGGCAGCATCGTGCTCCTCGCGCCGATCGAATGTCACGAAGGCAACCGCGTGCGAGCGTGCATCGATCGCATCATCGCCGACGCAGCCAACCCAATCGCGGCCGTGCAATATGCAAACGTGCGTCAAAGCATGCACAACGGCGGCGGCCCCGCCTGCCTCCGCCTCCGCATTGTGATGACCGAAGCCGAGTACGCCGCCGCCCACCCTCACGTCATGTTCACCGCTTCGCTTTACGAACAGCTCACCACCTGGGTCGAGCACCACTACCGCGATCACCTCACCGCCGACGACCTCGCCGACCCCGCCCTCCTGCGCGAATCACGCGACGCCCTCGACGCCCTCACCCGCCTGCTCCATCTGGGCAACATCTACCCCTTCCAGCAATAA
- a CDS encoding DUF1338 domain-containing protein has protein sequence MPTLDDLLSRLWDDYTHLNPHAQRVRNLLRERGETVVNDHIAFRTFDDPRIGINVLATAFEAHGYTPADSYTFPEKKLFARHYEHPDANRPRVFISELKTEGFSEELRRSVKQLVDQVPVDRTEAWDFPVAGRLWDLSYEQYQSLAEESEYAGWLAAMGFRANHFTVFVNALDTFESLEQLNEFLKTQGFKLNDAGGEIKGSAEVLLEQSSTRAEPVTVTFSDGEQKVPGCYYEFARRYAKADGQLFNGFVAKSADKIFQSTDRQ, from the coding sequence ATGCCGACACTCGATGATCTGCTTAGCCGACTGTGGGACGACTATACGCATTTGAACCCGCACGCCCAGCGTGTACGCAACCTGCTGCGCGAGCGCGGGGAGACAGTGGTGAACGACCACATCGCTTTCCGCACGTTTGACGATCCGCGGATTGGCATCAACGTGCTCGCGACGGCGTTTGAAGCGCACGGCTATACGCCGGCGGACAGCTATACCTTTCCCGAGAAAAAACTGTTCGCTCGTCATTATGAGCACCCGGACGCGAATCGGCCGCGGGTGTTTATCAGTGAGCTGAAGACCGAGGGGTTCAGCGAAGAGCTCCGCCGATCTGTGAAGCAGTTGGTGGATCAGGTGCCGGTGGACCGAACGGAGGCGTGGGACTTTCCGGTCGCGGGTCGGCTATGGGATTTGAGTTACGAGCAGTACCAGTCGCTGGCGGAGGAGAGTGAGTATGCGGGCTGGCTGGCGGCGATGGGGTTTCGTGCGAATCACTTTACGGTTTTCGTCAACGCGCTGGACACGTTTGAAAGCCTGGAACAGTTGAACGAATTTCTCAAGACGCAGGGGTTCAAGCTCAACGATGCGGGTGGTGAGATCAAGGGCTCGGCGGAGGTGCTGCTGGAGCAGTCGTCAACGCGGGCGGAGCCGGTGACGGTGACGTTCAGCGACGGGGAACAGAAAGTGCCAGGCTGCTACTACGAGTTCGCGCGGCGGTATGCGAAGGCGGACGGGCAACTGTTCAACGGGTTTGTGGCGAAGTCGGCGGATAAGATTTTTCAGAGTACGGATCGGCAGTGA